One segment of Castanea sativa cultivar Marrone di Chiusa Pesio chromosome 3, ASM4071231v1 DNA contains the following:
- the LOC142628791 gene encoding uncharacterized protein LOC142628791, with amino-acid sequence MNFDAATFANGSGVGAVIRNAARDVMATLSARGAAVVDNEEAEALACWKAMKFAIDVGFLELIVEGDNVMVMSVVSSTSPNWSRLGVIYDDIGCLAAGLRYVAFSCIRRSASSVAHSLARYANVLDEEVVWFEDSPPPAHDALYFDSSFLNE; translated from the coding sequence ATGAATTTTGATGCGGCTACGTTTGCAAACGGATCGGGGGTAGGAGCAGTGATTCGCAATGCAGCTAGGGATGTAATGGCAACTTTATCGGCAAGGGGGGCAGCAGTGGTTGACAATGAGGAGGCAGAAGCTTTGGCATGCTGGAAAGCAATGAAGTTCGCTATAGATGTGGGGTTCTTAGAATTAATTGTTGAAGGGGATAATGTGATGGTAATGAGTGTTGTTTCCTCCACGTCTCCAAATTGGTCTCGTCTGGGTGTGATTTATGATGATATTGGCTGCCTAGCAGCAGGACTTCGCTATGTGGCTTTTAGTTGTATTAGGCGTAGTGCCAGTTCTGTGGCCCATTCTTTAGCACGTTATGCCAATGTCTTAGATGAGGAAGTTGTGTGGTTCGAAGATTCACCACCACCAGCCCATGATGCTTTGTATtttgattcttcttttttaaatgaataa